A section of the Macadamia integrifolia cultivar HAES 741 chromosome 9, SCU_Mint_v3, whole genome shotgun sequence genome encodes:
- the LOC122090057 gene encoding non-specific lipid transfer protein GPI-anchored 2-like, translating into MAITKITFSGLTIALFVAFLVSFPLASAQAPSMSPGGTPTAAAPSGDCMTSLLNMSDCLTYVETGSKLKTPDKACCPELAGLVDSNPICLCQLFGDTSSYGFTLDKNKALGLPKVCKIITPSPSLCAEIGIPIGAPVASEAPGASPPAERIIEAPAVSPSTTKNGASSFMTGFDLLFLTGLSSLALQFFLS; encoded by the exons ATGGCGATCACTAAAATCACATTCTCCGGCCTAACCATAGCCCTCTTCGTCGCCTTCCTTGTTTCATTTCCCCTCGCATCAGCTCAAGCTCCATCGATGTCACCAGGTGGAACCCCCACCGCGGCGGCACCGTCGGGCGACTGCATGACATCTCTGCTTAACATGTCGGATTGTTTGACTTATGTGGAGACCGGAAGCAAATTGAAAACACCAGACAAAGCTTGCTGCCCTGAATTGGCAGGGCTAGTGGATAGCAATCCCATCTGCCTTTGCCAGCTTTTTGGTGACACTTCAAGCTATGGATTCACATTAGATAAGAACAAGGCCTTAGGGCTTCCTAAGGTTTGTAAGATCATCACACCTTCACCAAGCTTGTGTGCAG AGATAGGGATCCCAATTGGAGCTCCAGTAGCAAGTGAAGCACCAG GTGCATCACCCCCAGCAGAAAGAATTATAGAGGCACCAGCAGTTTCTCcatcaacaacaaaaaatggTGCTTCCAGCTTTATGACCGGATTTGATCTTCTCTTCCTCACTGGTCTATCAAGTTTGGCTCTTCAATTCTT
- the LOC122088626 gene encoding laccase-17-like has product MGFFLLSSSPLVVAFVLALSTIWLLPLAVVAQHSGITRHYNFDIKLQNVTRLCHTKSIVTVNGQFPGPPLVAREGDRVVVKVVNHVQNNVSLHWHGIRQLRSGWADGPAYITQCPIQTGQSYVYNFTITGQRGTLWWHAHISWLRSTLYGPTIILPKRSVPYPFLKPYKEVPIIFGEWWNVDTEAVITQALQNGGGPNVSDAYTINGLPGPLYNCSAKDTFKLKVKPGKTYLLRLINAALNDELFFSIANHTVTIVEADAVYVKPFNTKTLLIAPGQTTNVLLKTKPKFPNATFFMAARPYVTGRGTFDNSTTVGILEYEHPITSSLPVKKLPLFKPTLPSLNDTSFATKFSKRFRSLASSTFPANVPQTVNRHFFFTVGLGTSPCPKNQTCQGPTNTTKFSANINNVSFVMPTTALLQTHFFGQSSKGVYTTNFPTSPLIPFNYTGTPPNNTMDSNGTKVVVLPYNTSVELVIQDTSILGAESHPLHLHGFNFFVVGQGFGNFDRNKDPAKFNLIDPVERNTVGVPSGGWVAIRFLADNPGVWFMHCHLEVHTSWGLKMAWIILDGKRPSQKLPPPPSDIPKC; this is encoded by the exons atgggtttcTTTCTGCTTTCCTCATCACCACTTGTGGTGGCTTTTGTCTTGGCCTTAAGCACCATATGGCTTCTGCCCTTAGCAGTAGTTGCCCAGCATTCAGGCATTACAAGGCACTACAACTTTGAT ATCAAGTTGCAGAATGTAACAAGGCTATGCCACACAAAGAGCATTGTGACTGTCAATGGCCAGTTTCCGGGGCCTCCACTTGTGGCTAGAGAGGGTGACCGGGTTGTTGTCAAGGTAGTTAACCATGTCCAGAACAATGTCAGCTTGCATTG GCATGGTATTCGACAGCTTCGAAGTGGATGGGCAGATGGGCCAGCATACATAACTCAGTGCCCTATTCAAACAGGCCAGTCCTATGTGTACAACTTCACTATTACTGGGCAGAGAGGAACACTTTGGTGGCATGCCCACATCTCATGGCTGAGGTCTACCCTTTATGGACCTACTATCATCCTCCCTAAGCGCAGTGTCCCTTATCCATTTCTCAAACCCTACAAGGAAGTACCCATCATCTTTG GTGAATGGTGGAATGTAGACACAGAAGCAGTGATCACACAGGCTCTACAGAATGGAGGAGGCCCTAATGTCTCTGATGCCTACACCATCAATGGACTCCCAGGTCCTTTGTACAATTGCTCTGCTAAAG ACACATTCAAGCTCAAGGTGAAGCCTGGGAAGACATATCTCCTCCGTTTGATCAATGCTGCACTCAATGACGAGCTTTTCTTCAGCATTGCCAATCACACAGTTACAATAGTTGAAGCTGATGCAGTCTATGTGAAGCCCTTCAACACCAAGACCCTCCTCATTGCCCCAGGACAAACCACAAATGTTCTCCTCAAGACAAAACCTAAATTCCCCAATGCCACCTTCTTCATGGCTGCTAGGCCATATGTCACTGGCCGTGGTACCTTTGACAACTCAACCACTGTTGGGATCCTTGAATATGAACACCCAATCACTTCTTCTCTCCCAGTTAAGAAACTTCCTCTCTTCAAGCCAACCCTCCCTTCCCTCAATGACACTTCTTTTgctacaaaattttcaaaacgaTTCCGAAGCTTGGCCAGTTCTACATTCCCTGCAAATGTCCCCCAGACTGTGAACCGGCATTTCTTCTTCACAGTTGGGCTAGGAACAAGCCCATGCCCTAAGAACCAGACATGCCAAGGGCCCACCAATACCACCAAATTTTCTGCTAACATAAACAATGTTTCTTTTGTTATGCCAACCACAGCCCTTCTTCAAACCCACTTCTTTGGCCAATCATCAAAGGGTGTCTACACCACTAACTTCCCTACCAGTCCACTAATACCCTTTAATTATACAGGCACTCCCCCCAACAATACCATGGATAGCAATGGCACTAAGGTTGTGGTGCTGCCCTATAACACTAGTGTGGAGCTTGTGATTCAGGATACTAGCATACTTGGGGCAGAGAGTCACCCTCTTCACCTCCATGGATTCAACTTCTTTGTTGTGGGACAAGGCTTTGGCAACTTTGATCGTAATAAGGACCCAGCTAAGTTCAATCTCATTGACCCTGTTGAAAGGAACACTGTTGGAGTGCCATCCGGTGGTTGGGTTGCCATTCGCTTCCTTGCAGACAATCCAG GGGTATGGTTCATGCATTGTCATTTGGAGGTCCACACTAGTTGGGGGTTGAAGATGGCATGGATCATCTTAGATGGAAAAAGACCCAGTCAAAAgttgccaccaccaccatctgATATTCCCAAATGTTGA